The genomic DNA AGTGGATTATAACCAATAAAACGTAAAATCAGCACACAAGCCCAGGAATATCTACCATCAGCAATAACTTCAATGATTTGATTTAATTCTTCGGGAGTAATCAGATTTTCACAATTGGTGGAAGAAGAAACTTGGTAGTTCATGACTAGCCCTGATATAGTTGATGACTTGAGATTTGGCGTGTTCAGACCTTAGAGATAATGTTTTTATCCCTAAGTTGTAAGACATAATTTTTTAGCGATCGCTATCAAATATGCCTAGATTTTTGAAAAATAAGTATCTATCAAATATTCATATTTTTCATGGATTTACTTGCATGGGTTGACACTGAATTTTGTAAGCAGAACATTTCGTTGCTGATTATTTATGACTTTCATACAAGTTTGTGATGAGCAAAAATAGGGAACAAAAAGATTCACATGATCGCAGAATACTATTTTTTCGCGTTGATTTTAGCCAGAATGGCAAATTTTATGGAAATAAATTATTAGCTTATCGGAATTTTTATCTTTTTCTTTTTGTAAGGGACTATTTTAATAGTGTCACAGGATCAGTTGACAAAAATACCATTAATAGAAGGTGTATTATAGGGTTGAAGATATCGCACTAGAAAAGTCTATATTGAGGAAATTATTTATTTATTTAAAGTAAATTGAGTTCATAGAGAAATATTCCATAAGTTATATGATTATCTGTCTGAGGAATTACTTTTTGTTTTCATCCTTCAGCTAGAAGCAATTATTTTAACAATCCATTTATGATTGGGAGGAAAATACACATAACACAATCTATTTTTTAGGTTTTGTGTCTTAGTTGCAGTTGAGTATTTTTCTATGTATGAATTATTTCAAGTTGTTGTCAATTCTGAGGAAAAAACTGATCTGCGTAAGTTAGTTTTATCTTTAGATACTACCAATAAACATTACTTTTTAAGAAATGAGATTTTACAGGCTTTTGCTGATTATTGTCATCAATCTCAAAAACCAGTATATTTTTACCATTCTTCATATCTGGGTACACTGATACAGTATACCCATGAAATAATTCTAGAAACGGATCATACTTGGTTTATTGTCAGGCCAAAAGTTGCTAGTCAAGAAATATGGAGACTAACCGCAGATTTTAGTCAGTTTGATTTAATGACTCCCCCAGAATTTTTAGATGTATGCGATCGCTTAGTTAATCGTTACCAACCGCACATTTTAGAAATTGATCTCCGGCCATTTTATCAAGCATCTCCCAGAATTAGTGACCCTAGAGATATTGGTCAAGGTTTAAATTTTCTAAATCATTATTTATGCAATCAATTTTTGACTGATACTCAATATTGGCTAGAAATTTTGTTTCAAACTTTACGGGGAATAAAATACAATGATTTGCAGTTATTAATTAGCGATCACATTCGTTCTGGTGTGCAATTTGCTAAAAAAATTAAACCCGCAATAAAATTTCTCAGCGAACTTCCCCCTACTCAACCTTACCCACAATTTCGTGATCAGCTACAAAAACTCGGTTTTGAAGCTGGTTGGGGTAACAATGCAGCACGAGTCAGAGAAACTCTAGAACTTTTACAAAGACTCATAGACACTCCCCAACCTGCGATTTTAGAAGCTTTTGTAGCGCGTATTCCCGCAGTTTTTCAAGTAGTTCTCGTTTCTATACATGGTTGGGTAGCACAGGAGGATGTATTGGGAAGAGATGAAACATTAGGTCAAGTTATTTATGTCCTGGAACAAGCACGCAGTTTAGAAAATAAATTACAAGCAGAAATTAAACTTGCAGGGCTAGATTTTTTGGGTATTAAACCTCATGTAATTATTCTCACTCGTCTGATTCCCAACTGTCAAGGAACTTCTTGTAATCTGCGGTTAGAAAAAGTTGATAATACAGAAAATGCTTGGATTTTACGAGTTCCTTTTACAGATTTAAACTCAGATTTTGATGAAGAAATTACAAATCACTGGATTTCTAAATATGAGATTTGGCCTTATTTAGAAAAATTTGCAGAAGATGCAGAACCAGAACTTTTAAAACAATTTCAAGGAAAACCAAATTTAATTATTGGTAACTATAGCGATGGTAATTTAGTAGCTTTTCTCCTTTCTCGTAGCTTAAAAGTCACACAATGTAATATTGCTCATGCTTTAGAAAAACCAAAACACTTATTTAGTAACCTTTATTGGCAGGAATTAGAAGAAAAATATCACTTTTCCACATTATTTACTGCTGATATCATTAGTATGAATGCAGCAGATTTTATTATCACTTCCACCTATCAAGAAATAGTAGGAACACCAGACACAATCGGACAATATGAATCTTACAAATGTTTTACCATGCCCCAACTATATCATGTCATTGACGGTATTGATTTATTTAACCCTAAGTTTAACATGGTATCACCAGGAGTAAGTGAAAGTTTATTTTTTCCATACTATCAAACAGAATTGAGAAATCCTCAACAAACTGAGCAAATTAAAAATCTCTTATTTCATCATCAAAATGATCATATTCTTGGTTACTTAGATGATATTCATAAAAGACCTATTTTTGCAGTTGCACCTATCACTTCAATTAAAAATTTAACTGGTTTAGCTGAAGTGTTTGGTAGAAGCCAAGAATTACAAGCAAGATGTAATCTCATTTTGTTAACTAGTAAATTATCAGTTGATGAAGCTACAGACCCTGAAGAAACAGAGGAAATAAATAAACTTTACAATATTATTAATGAGCATCATCTTCAAGGTAAAATTCGCTGGTTAGGAATGCGCTTACCAAGCCATAAGATTGGTGAAGCCTATCGAATAATTGCTGATTATCAAGGAATTTATATACATTTTGCTTTATATGAAGCCTTTGGACGCAGCATTTTAGAAGCAATGATTTCTGGCTTACCAACCTTTGCTACTAAATTTGGTGGAGCATTAGAAATCATCGAAGATTGGCAAAATGGATTTCATCTTAATCCCACAGATTTTCAAGATACAGAAACCACAATTATCAATTTTTTAAATAAATGTGATCACAACCCAGAATATTGGTTAGAAAATTCCCAATGGATGATTCAGCGAATTCGTCATAAATACAGTTGGGAATCACACACGGAACAATTACTAATTTTAGCAAAAATGTTTAGTTTTTGGAACTTTATTGCTCCAGAAGATAATGATGCCAGAGATAGATATATGGAAACACTATTTTATCTCATTTATAAGCCCAGGGTAGACAAAATGATCGCCCAACATCAAGAAAAATATGCCCCTATTTAAGTTCAGAATTAAGTTAAAGATTAAATCAAAAATAAACTCTCTTTAATTCGTGAATGTTTAATTTTATGACTGCTAAAACAATGGAAACAAAAAACGATTTTATTTACACAGATTGGATGTTAATAGAAAATCAATTTAACCCTGAAGAATTACAAACTAGAGAAACAATATTTACCATTGGTAATGGTTATTTAGGAACTAGAGGCAGTTTTGAAGAAGGTTATCCTCAAGCATTATCAGCTACATTAATTCATGGTGTTTATGATGATGTTCCCGTAGTTTATACTGAACTGGCTAACTGTCCAGACTGGTTACCATTGGTAGTAATTATTGATGGCGATCGCTTTCGTTTAGATCAAGGTAAAATCTTAAAGTACAACCGTGAACTTGATCTGCATCAAGGGGTTCTCCGTCGTTCCGTGCGTTGGTGTAGTCCCATTGGTAAAACCATTGATATTAGATTTGAACGTTTTGCGAGTTTAGCAGATCATCACGTACTAGCACAAATCTGTACATTAACAGCATTAGACTTTCATGGCTTGGTCGAAATTCAGGCGAGTATCAACGGCTACCCAGAAAATAAAGGTTTCAATCACTGGGAAGGATTAGATCAAGGGAAAATTGACCGAGGTTTTTGGTTACACAGTCGCACCCGCACCTCCCGTATTCATCTCGGAATGGCAGCAAAAATAACCGTTTCAGGAATTGAAGCCGCTCTACAGGTAAATACTGCACCCGGTTATCCTAGCATCAATGCAACTTTTTTCTGTGAACCACAACAGACCGTAACTGTAGAAAAGATTGTTACTGTTTTTACTTCACAGGATGTCAGTGAGCCAGTATCAGCTGCACAAGAAAAACTCTCTCGGTTAGATAATTATATATCTCTTCATGATGCTAATCAACAAGCATGGGCTGAGATTTGGCAGCAAAGCGATATTACAATTGAAGGAGATAGTAAGGCTGCTTTTGCTGTACGTTACAACTTATTTCAATTATTAATTGCTGGATCTCATCAAAATGAAACAGTGAGTATTCCCGCCAAAACTCTCTCAGGATTTGGTTATCACGGTCATATTTTTTGGGATACGGAAATTTTTATTTTGCCATTTTTTACTTTTACTCAACCAGAAATAGCTCGGAATTTACTTACTTACCGTTATCATACTTTAAATGGAGCGCGACGGAAAGCAGGTCATTATGGATACCAGGGTGCAATGTATGCCTGGGAAAGTGCGGTGACAGGGGATGAAGTAACACCCCGGTGGTCGTTACTCAATGATTATTATGCCGAAGATGTCAGAATTTGGTGCCGTGATCGGGAAATTCACATTAGCTCAGTGATCCCCTACGCTATATGGTACTACTGGCGGGTGACAGGAGATGATGAATGGTTAAAAGATTATGGCGCAGAGATAATTTTTGATACCGCAATTTTTTGGTCGAGTCGTGTTGAATTAAATCCTCTCACTCAACATTATGAAATACGCAGTGTTATAGGTACAGATGAATACCATGAATTAGTGCATAACAATACATTTACTAATCGAATGGTGCAATGGCATCTAGAAAAAGCTTGTACAATATATGACATTTTATCTAGTAAATATCCTGATAAAATAGCAGAATTAGAACAGAAATTGCAGCTATCCGCAGAAATGAGAAATCATTGGTTAAAAATCATTGATAAAATTTGCATTCTCTACGACTCAGAAACAGGATTAATTGAACAATGTGAGGGATTTTTTCAATTAGCTGATCTCAACCTAGCAGACTACGAACCCCGTCAAAAATCCATACAAGCCATCTTAGGTATTGAAAGCACAAACAAACACCAAGTTCTCAAACAGCCAGATGTATTAATGTTGATTTATTTAATGCGGGAATCTGCGGAGTTTCCCTACAACAGAAAAAGTCTAGAAGCTAATTGGAATTATTACGCACCCCGCACGGATATTACGTATGGTTCTTCCCTTGCACCAGCCATTCATGCCATACTAGCCGCCGACTTAGGTAAAACCCAGGAAGCCTATGAACGCTTTATGCAAGCGGCTATGGTAGATTTAGAAGATAGAAGAGGAAATACAAATGACGGCATTCATGGCGCTAGTGCTGGCGGTATTTGGCAAGCTGTTATTTTCGGTTTTGCAGGTATCCAATTTACAGACACTCAACCCGTAGCCCATCCCCATTTCCCCCCAGGATGGACACGCTTAAAGTTTAAATTATACTGGCGTGGTAGATGGCATGATTTTGATTTACGCCCCATTTCCCTACCTTCTCCACATCCCCACATCCAGGGTGTAATTTTTGATTTAGATGGTGTGTTAACGGATACATCAGAATATCACTATCAAGCTTGGCAGAAGTTAGCAGATGAAGAAGGTATACCTTTTAACCGTCAAGCTAATGAAGCATTGAGGGGAATTT from Okeanomitos corallinicola TIOX110 includes the following:
- a CDS encoding sucrose synthase, encoding MYELFQVVVNSEEKTDLRKLVLSLDTTNKHYFLRNEILQAFADYCHQSQKPVYFYHSSYLGTLIQYTHEIILETDHTWFIVRPKVASQEIWRLTADFSQFDLMTPPEFLDVCDRLVNRYQPHILEIDLRPFYQASPRISDPRDIGQGLNFLNHYLCNQFLTDTQYWLEILFQTLRGIKYNDLQLLISDHIRSGVQFAKKIKPAIKFLSELPPTQPYPQFRDQLQKLGFEAGWGNNAARVRETLELLQRLIDTPQPAILEAFVARIPAVFQVVLVSIHGWVAQEDVLGRDETLGQVIYVLEQARSLENKLQAEIKLAGLDFLGIKPHVIILTRLIPNCQGTSCNLRLEKVDNTENAWILRVPFTDLNSDFDEEITNHWISKYEIWPYLEKFAEDAEPELLKQFQGKPNLIIGNYSDGNLVAFLLSRSLKVTQCNIAHALEKPKHLFSNLYWQELEEKYHFSTLFTADIISMNAADFIITSTYQEIVGTPDTIGQYESYKCFTMPQLYHVIDGIDLFNPKFNMVSPGVSESLFFPYYQTELRNPQQTEQIKNLLFHHQNDHILGYLDDIHKRPIFAVAPITSIKNLTGLAEVFGRSQELQARCNLILLTSKLSVDEATDPEETEEINKLYNIINEHHLQGKIRWLGMRLPSHKIGEAYRIIADYQGIYIHFALYEAFGRSILEAMISGLPTFATKFGGALEIIEDWQNGFHLNPTDFQDTETTIINFLNKCDHNPEYWLENSQWMIQRIRHKYSWESHTEQLLILAKMFSFWNFIAPEDNDARDRYMETLFYLIYKPRVDKMIAQHQEKYAPI
- the pgmB gene encoding beta-phosphoglucomutase: METKNDFIYTDWMLIENQFNPEELQTRETIFTIGNGYLGTRGSFEEGYPQALSATLIHGVYDDVPVVYTELANCPDWLPLVVIIDGDRFRLDQGKILKYNRELDLHQGVLRRSVRWCSPIGKTIDIRFERFASLADHHVLAQICTLTALDFHGLVEIQASINGYPENKGFNHWEGLDQGKIDRGFWLHSRTRTSRIHLGMAAKITVSGIEAALQVNTAPGYPSINATFFCEPQQTVTVEKIVTVFTSQDVSEPVSAAQEKLSRLDNYISLHDANQQAWAEIWQQSDITIEGDSKAAFAVRYNLFQLLIAGSHQNETVSIPAKTLSGFGYHGHIFWDTEIFILPFFTFTQPEIARNLLTYRYHTLNGARRKAGHYGYQGAMYAWESAVTGDEVTPRWSLLNDYYAEDVRIWCRDREIHISSVIPYAIWYYWRVTGDDEWLKDYGAEIIFDTAIFWSSRVELNPLTQHYEIRSVIGTDEYHELVHNNTFTNRMVQWHLEKACTIYDILSSKYPDKIAELEQKLQLSAEMRNHWLKIIDKICILYDSETGLIEQCEGFFQLADLNLADYEPRQKSIQAILGIESTNKHQVLKQPDVLMLIYLMRESAEFPYNRKSLEANWNYYAPRTDITYGSSLAPAIHAILAADLGKTQEAYERFMQAAMVDLEDRRGNTNDGIHGASAGGIWQAVIFGFAGIQFTDTQPVAHPHFPPGWTRLKFKLYWRGRWHDFDLRPISLPSPHPHIQGVIFDLDGVLTDTSEYHYQAWQKLADEEGIPFNRQANEALRGISRRASLMLIIGNRKYSELQIQEMMERKNNYYVELIENITHNNLLPGAVSLLDNLRVAGLKIAIGSASKNAHLVIEKLGIIDKLDVIADGYSVQKPKPAPDLFLFAAQQLGIAPQQCVVFEDAAAGIEAALGAGMWVVGMGQPERLGNAHIILPSLVDLTWEKLQAKFRDFALQNRA
- a CDS encoding HetP family heterocyst commitment protein, coding for MNYQVSSSTNCENLITPEELNQIIEVIADGRYSWACVLILRFIGYNPLHYIPQRTYSRLMKENSQVVTASASTHKQNLKSVNHHHLNSSPAFNNN